A section of the Balearica regulorum gibbericeps isolate bBalReg1 chromosome 6, bBalReg1.pri, whole genome shotgun sequence genome encodes:
- the GPD2 gene encoding glycerol-3-phosphate dehydrogenase, mitochondrial isoform X2, whose protein sequence is MAFQKAVKGTALIGGGAIATVFGLSQFSQYRNKHGTFVHVQAAEAVTVPIKNHFPTREEQILTLQTTSEFDVLVIGGGATGCGCALDAVTRGLKTALLERDDFSSGTSSRSTKLIHGGVRYLQKAIMKLDFEQYKMVKEALEERANLLEIAPHLSAPLPIMLPVYKWWQLPYYWFGIKLYDIVAGSQCLKSSYVLSKSRALELFPMLRKDELVGAIVYYDGQHNDARMNLAIALTAARYGAATANYAEVLRLLKTTDAASGKERVCGVRCRDVLTGQEFDVKAKCVINATGPFTDSVRKMDDQEVPNICQPSAGVHIVMPGYYSPDNMGLLDPATSDGRVIFFLPWEKMTIAGTTDSPTDVTSHPIPTEEDINFILNEVRNYLSVDVEVRRGDVLAAWSGIRPLVTDPNSKDTQSISRNHVVTISDSGLVTIAGGKWTTYRAMAQDTIDAAIQAHDLKAGSSKTIGLQLQGAEDWSPTLYIRLVQDYGLESEVAQHLASTYGDKAFEVAKIAQVTGKRWPIVGKRLVSEFPYIEAEVVYGVKEYARTAVDMISRRTRLAFLNVQAAEEALPRIVDIMGKELNWSEQKKKEELEAAKKFLYYEMGYKVKSDQLTDSSEISLVPSDIERYKKRFHMFDKDKKGFITILDVQRVLELMSAIQKGHVSGSRLAVLMKTAEENLRQRVVIPVDRSGGGL, encoded by the exons GGTACCTTTGTGCATGTTCAAGCTGCAGAGGCTGTAACCGTTCCAATAAAGAACCATTTCCCCACAAGAGAAGAACAAATTTTGACACTGCAAACCACAAGTGAATTTGATGTCCTTGTTATAGGTGGAGGAGCAACGGGATGTGGCTGTGCTTTAGATGCAGTCACTAGAG GACTAAAAACAGCCCTTCTAGAAAGAGATGATTTCTCATCAGGGACCAGCAGCAGGAGTACTAAATTGATCCATGGTGGAGTGAGATATCTTCAGAAGGCCATCATGAAGTTGGATTTTGAGCAG TACAAGATGGTGAAAGAAGCGCTTGAGGAGCGTGCAAATCTGCTTGAGATTGCTCCTCACCTGTCAGCTCCTTTGCCGATAATGCTGCCTGTTTACAA ATGGTGGCAGTTGCCGTACTACTGGTTTGGAATAAAACTATACGACATTGTGGCCGGAAGTCAATGTCTGAAAAGTAGTTATGTCCTCAGCAAGTCAAGAGCCTTGGAGCTCTTTCCAATGCTACGCAAAGACGAGCTTGTTGGAGCTATTGTCTACTATGATG GACAGCACAACGACGCACGGATGAACCTCGCCATCGCCCTCACTGCTGCCAGGTACGGCGCTGCCACGGCCAATTACGCTGAAGTGCTGCGCTTGCTCAAGACGACAGACGCGGCCAGCGGGAAGGAGCGCGTGTGCGGCGTGCGCTGCAGGGACGTCCTAACAG ggCAGGAATTTGATGTCAAAGCCAAGTGCGTTATCAATGCTACGGGACCTTTCACAGACTCTGTGCGCAAAATGGATGATCAGGAAGTACCAAACATCTGTCAGCCAAGTGCAGGCGTGCATATTGTGATGCCTGGTTATTACAG CCCTGATAACATGGGTCTGCTTGACCCAGCCACCAGCGACGGTAGGGTGATTTTCTTCCTGCCGTGGGAGAAGATGACTATTGCAGGGACCACGGACAGCCCGACTGATGTTACTTCCCATCCAATACCGACAGAAGAAGACATAAACTTCATTTTGAATGAAGTACGCAACTACCTTAGCGTGGATGTTGAAG TGAGAAGAGGAGACGTGTTGGCAGCGTGGAGTGGCATTCGTCCTCTGGTCACAGACCCCAACTCCAAAGACACGCAGTCGATATCCCGGAATCATGTCGTTACCATTAGCGATAGTGGCCTTGTCACGATAGCAG GTGGGAAGTGGACAACCTACCGTGCCATGGCGCAGGACACCATTGACGCAGCTATTCAGGCGCATGATCTGAAGGCAGGTTCCAGTAAGACCATTggcctgcagctgcagggggCTGAGGACTGGAGTCCCACTCTCTACATTAGGTTGGTCCAAGACTATGGACTGGAAAGTGAG GTGGCTCAGCATCTAGCTTCGACATATGGTGATAAGGCTTTTGAGGTGGCCAAAATAGCCCAAGTTACAGGAAAGAGGTGGCCTATTGTTGGAAAACGTCTTGTATCTGAATTTCCTTATATTGAAGCTGAG GTTGTCTATGGTGTGAAGGAGTACGCCCGCACGGCGGTGGATATGATTTCCCGACGTACTCGCTTGGCCTTTCTGAACgtgcaggctgcagaggaagccCTGCCGAGAATCGTAGATATAATGGGGAAAGAACTTAACTGgagtgagcagaaaaaaaag GAAGAACTTGAAGCTGCTAAAAAATTTCTCTATTATGAAATGGGCTACAAAGTAAAATCAGATCAATTAACAGACAGCTCTGAAATCAGTCTAGTGCCTTCAGATATTGAAAG GTACAAGAAGCGATTCCACATGTTTGACAAGGACAAGAAAGGGTTTATTACTATACTGGATGTGCAGCGTGTCTTGGAG CTGATGAGTGCCATTCAGAAGGGCCACGTGTCCGGAAGCCGGCTGGCTGTGCTCATGAAGACCGCTGAGGAGAACCTGCGTCAGAGGGTGGTGATTCCGGTGGACCGGAGCGGTGGCGGGCTGTGA
- the GPD2 gene encoding glycerol-3-phosphate dehydrogenase, mitochondrial isoform X1 produces MAFQKAVKGTALIGGGAIATVFGLSQFSQYRNKHGTFVHVQAAEAVTVPIKNHFPTREEQILTLQTTSEFDVLVIGGGATGCGCALDAVTRGLKTALLERDDFSSGTSSRSTKLIHGGVRYLQKAIMKLDFEQYKMVKEALEERANLLEIAPHLSAPLPIMLPVYKWWQLPYYWFGIKLYDIVAGSQCLKSSYVLSKSRALELFPMLRKDELVGAIVYYDGQHNDARMNLAIALTAARYGAATANYAEVLRLLKTTDAASGKERVCGVRCRDVLTGQEFDVKAKCVINATGPFTDSVRKMDDQEVPNICQPSAGVHIVMPGYYSPDNMGLLDPATSDGRVIFFLPWEKMTIAGTTDSPTDVTSHPIPTEEDINFILNEVRNYLSVDVEVRRGDVLAAWSGIRPLVTDPNSKDTQSISRNHVVTISDSGLVTIAGGKWTTYRAMAQDTIDAAIQAHDLKAGSSKTIGLQLQGAEDWSPTLYIRLVQDYGLESEVAQHLASTYGDKAFEVAKIAQVTGKRWPIVGKRLVSEFPYIEAEVVYGVKEYARTAVDMISRRTRLAFLNVQAAEEALPRIVDIMGKELNWSEQKKKEELEAAKKFLYYEMGYKVKSDQLTDSSEISLVPSDIERYKKRFHMFDKDKKGFITILDVQRVLESISVQIAENTLHEILNEVDLNKNGQVELNEFLQLMSAIQKGHVSGSRLAVLMKTAEENLRQRVVIPVDRSGGGL; encoded by the exons GGTACCTTTGTGCATGTTCAAGCTGCAGAGGCTGTAACCGTTCCAATAAAGAACCATTTCCCCACAAGAGAAGAACAAATTTTGACACTGCAAACCACAAGTGAATTTGATGTCCTTGTTATAGGTGGAGGAGCAACGGGATGTGGCTGTGCTTTAGATGCAGTCACTAGAG GACTAAAAACAGCCCTTCTAGAAAGAGATGATTTCTCATCAGGGACCAGCAGCAGGAGTACTAAATTGATCCATGGTGGAGTGAGATATCTTCAGAAGGCCATCATGAAGTTGGATTTTGAGCAG TACAAGATGGTGAAAGAAGCGCTTGAGGAGCGTGCAAATCTGCTTGAGATTGCTCCTCACCTGTCAGCTCCTTTGCCGATAATGCTGCCTGTTTACAA ATGGTGGCAGTTGCCGTACTACTGGTTTGGAATAAAACTATACGACATTGTGGCCGGAAGTCAATGTCTGAAAAGTAGTTATGTCCTCAGCAAGTCAAGAGCCTTGGAGCTCTTTCCAATGCTACGCAAAGACGAGCTTGTTGGAGCTATTGTCTACTATGATG GACAGCACAACGACGCACGGATGAACCTCGCCATCGCCCTCACTGCTGCCAGGTACGGCGCTGCCACGGCCAATTACGCTGAAGTGCTGCGCTTGCTCAAGACGACAGACGCGGCCAGCGGGAAGGAGCGCGTGTGCGGCGTGCGCTGCAGGGACGTCCTAACAG ggCAGGAATTTGATGTCAAAGCCAAGTGCGTTATCAATGCTACGGGACCTTTCACAGACTCTGTGCGCAAAATGGATGATCAGGAAGTACCAAACATCTGTCAGCCAAGTGCAGGCGTGCATATTGTGATGCCTGGTTATTACAG CCCTGATAACATGGGTCTGCTTGACCCAGCCACCAGCGACGGTAGGGTGATTTTCTTCCTGCCGTGGGAGAAGATGACTATTGCAGGGACCACGGACAGCCCGACTGATGTTACTTCCCATCCAATACCGACAGAAGAAGACATAAACTTCATTTTGAATGAAGTACGCAACTACCTTAGCGTGGATGTTGAAG TGAGAAGAGGAGACGTGTTGGCAGCGTGGAGTGGCATTCGTCCTCTGGTCACAGACCCCAACTCCAAAGACACGCAGTCGATATCCCGGAATCATGTCGTTACCATTAGCGATAGTGGCCTTGTCACGATAGCAG GTGGGAAGTGGACAACCTACCGTGCCATGGCGCAGGACACCATTGACGCAGCTATTCAGGCGCATGATCTGAAGGCAGGTTCCAGTAAGACCATTggcctgcagctgcagggggCTGAGGACTGGAGTCCCACTCTCTACATTAGGTTGGTCCAAGACTATGGACTGGAAAGTGAG GTGGCTCAGCATCTAGCTTCGACATATGGTGATAAGGCTTTTGAGGTGGCCAAAATAGCCCAAGTTACAGGAAAGAGGTGGCCTATTGTTGGAAAACGTCTTGTATCTGAATTTCCTTATATTGAAGCTGAG GTTGTCTATGGTGTGAAGGAGTACGCCCGCACGGCGGTGGATATGATTTCCCGACGTACTCGCTTGGCCTTTCTGAACgtgcaggctgcagaggaagccCTGCCGAGAATCGTAGATATAATGGGGAAAGAACTTAACTGgagtgagcagaaaaaaaag GAAGAACTTGAAGCTGCTAAAAAATTTCTCTATTATGAAATGGGCTACAAAGTAAAATCAGATCAATTAACAGACAGCTCTGAAATCAGTCTAGTGCCTTCAGATATTGAAAG GTACAAGAAGCGATTCCACATGTTTGACAAGGACAAGAAAGGGTTTATTACTATACTGGATGTGCAGCGTGTCTTGGAG AGCATCAGTGTGCAAATTGCTGAAAATACACTTCACGAAATTCTAAATGAAGTGGATCTGAACAAAAATGGACAGGTTGAGCTGAATGAGTTTTTGCAG CTGATGAGTGCCATTCAGAAGGGCCACGTGTCCGGAAGCCGGCTGGCTGTGCTCATGAAGACCGCTGAGGAGAACCTGCGTCAGAGGGTGGTGATTCCGGTGGACCGGAGCGGTGGCGGGCTGTGA